One Obesumbacterium proteus DNA window includes the following coding sequences:
- a CDS encoding sugar phosphate isomerase/epimerase family protein has protein sequence MNRIQATKILQRADNIPLYLHAYAFHLNMRVEKILPENLLDIASQHQLKGIKVHVLDGESQSLSCANDERLQQFGEKARRLGLDIHIETSASDAKTIDQAVAIATKSGASSVRFYPRYEGHLNAVLAQIRQDIHYIKENYQHSGLTFTLEQHEDLKGHELVKLVNDADFPQLSLLFDFANMINANEEPLPALAAMASNVTQVHIKDALIVREANGLGHKACISGQGDLPFKELLFQLVCLGEDKPQVIAYGLEEEVDYYAPPFRFQHEDNNPWIPWREMSETPLPNKELDVRLEKEFNDALNQIAYVRNILQKLKQEAVAVLK, from the coding sequence ATGAATCGTATACAAGCCACAAAGATATTGCAGCGTGCAGATAATATTCCGTTGTATCTACATGCCTATGCATTTCATCTTAATATGAGAGTGGAAAAGATATTACCTGAAAACCTGCTGGATATTGCCAGTCAGCATCAGCTTAAAGGTATAAAAGTTCATGTTTTAGATGGTGAGAGTCAGTCTTTAAGCTGTGCTAACGATGAACGATTGCAACAGTTTGGCGAAAAAGCACGTCGTTTAGGGCTGGATATTCATATTGAAACCAGCGCATCGGATGCTAAAACAATAGATCAAGCTGTAGCTATTGCAACAAAATCGGGAGCCTCCTCGGTACGATTTTATCCGCGCTATGAAGGGCATTTGAATGCCGTTCTCGCTCAGATTAGACAAGATATTCACTATATTAAAGAGAATTACCAACACAGCGGCTTAACATTCACGCTTGAACAGCATGAGGATCTGAAAGGCCATGAGCTGGTTAAATTAGTTAATGACGCTGATTTTCCTCAGCTGTCTCTACTATTTGATTTCGCTAATATGATAAACGCGAATGAAGAGCCACTTCCTGCATTAGCTGCAATGGCATCTAACGTTACACAGGTGCATATAAAGGATGCACTTATTGTCCGAGAGGCTAATGGGCTTGGGCATAAAGCCTGTATTTCTGGTCAAGGTGATTTGCCTTTTAAAGAGTTACTTTTCCAACTTGTATGCTTAGGAGAAGATAAGCCTCAGGTCATCGCCTATGGTTTAGAAGAAGAGGTGGATTATTATGCGCCGCCGTTTCGTTTCCAACATGAGGATAATAATCCGTGGATACCTTGGCGAGAAATGAGTGAAACACCGCTACCTAACAAAGAGTTAGATGTCAGACTAGAAAAAGAATTTAATGATGCATTAAATCAGATTGCCTACGTGAGAAATATATTACAAAAATTAAAACAAGAAGCGGTAGCTGTTTTAAAATAA